One window from the genome of Cryptomeria japonica chromosome 6, Sugi_1.0, whole genome shotgun sequence encodes:
- the LOC131027714 gene encoding galactan beta-1,4-galactosyltransferase GALS1-like, protein MGIMLIASQNISFWEFSNGFCKNLADKFLLKESNLHNTINSIASRSESEEEEKEERTDKRVFRPYGNGTYLFIQMGAYRGGETTFAVIGLVSKPLHVFGKPGFECEWIPRNSTLGPMKGKIHNILPDWGYGRVYTVVVLNSFITIVFTLILSIMSLTIFLMEPYKTKACKIRVPDHVAVLFEWSKLRKVLDPWIEAGRVTLQDIRDQEQFDGYYHNQFLIVNDCLHRYKFMAKWTFSFDVDEFLYVPGGSSIDSVVQRFSDFTQFTIEQYLMSNRLCLELENSENYSSEWGFEKLHTFDLF, encoded by the exons ATGGGAATTATGCTCATTGCTAGCCAGAACATTTCATTTTGGGAATTCAGCAATGGGTTCTGCAAGAACTTAGCAGACAAATTTCTGCTCAAAGAATCGAACTTGCATAACACCATTAACAGCATTGCAAGCAGATCTGAATccgaagaggaggaaaaagaagagAGAACTGACAAGCGGGTGTTTCGACCTTATGGCAATGGAACATACTTGTTTATCCAGATGGGTGCTTACAGAGGTGGAGAAACTACTTTTGCTGTAATTGGGCTGGTATCTAAGCCTCTTcatgtttttgggaagcctggattTGAATGTGAATGGATCCCCAGGAATTCGACCCTGGGACCTATGAAAGGCAAAATTCATAATATCCTACCTGATTGGGGCTATGGCAGAGTTTATACTGTGGTTGTCCTCAACTCTTTCATCACCATAGTGTTTACCCTTATTTTATCAATCATGAGTTTAACAATATTTCTAAT GGAGCCATATAAAACTAAAGCGTGTAAGATACGTGTACCAGATCATGTTGCAGTATTGTTTGAATGGTCAAAG CTACGAAAAGTTCTGGATCCATGGATTGAGGCAGGGCGTGTGACATTGCAGGACATCAGAGATCAAGAACAGTTTGATGGGTATTATCATAACCAGTTCTTGATTGTTAATGATTGTTTGCACAGGTACAAATTCATGGCTAAATGGACTTTTTCCTTCGATGTGGATGAGTTTCTGTATGTTCCGGGTGGCTCGAGTATTGATTCTGTTGTTCAAAGATTCTCCGATTTCACCCAGTTCACCATTGAGCAGTACCTCATGTCCAACAGATTGTGCTTGGAGCTTGAAAACTCTGAGAATTATTCCAG TGAATGGGGATTTGAGAAACTGCATACTTTCGATCTCTTCTAA